The following are encoded together in the Theileria orientalis strain Shintoku DNA, chromosome 1, complete genome genome:
- a CDS encoding molecular chaperone DnaJ, with protein MVSNDPSGYYKLLGVSPGADESTIKKQYRKLAMKYHPDKSQGDKEKDAEMFKKISQAYEVLSDKKKRYEYDNSATFNNNFGHGGFGQDFGFDDAMKIFQSVFSSGPWQFGIDLGNPRDFVFADDFGCFDDNGPDFFSSFTPLVVSEGFSRGAFKNSSFSSFSSSSGHRGTSSSTSTTTRIVNNKVYKRTETVTKNADGTVHKKVVEIEDDGHGNVLRREFEDNGKKRLESKKSKRK; from the exons ATGGTATCCAATGATCCTTCCGGTTATTATAAGCTCCTGGGAGTATCTCCCGGTGCAGATGAAAGCACAATTAAAAAGCAGTATCGTAAGCTGGCCATGAAATATCACCCTG ATAAGAGCCAGGGGGATAAGGAAAAGGACGCggaaatgtttaaaaagatTTCCCAGGCCTATGAAGTGTTGTCAGATAAGAAGAAGCGTTATGAATACGACA ATAGCGCCacttttaataataatttcgGCCACGGTGGGTTCGGACAAGATTTTGGCTTCGACGATGCTATGAAGATATTTCAGTCGGTTTTTAGTTCAGG ACCATGGCAATTTGGAATCGATCTTGGAAATCCTAGAGATTTTGTTTTTGCCGACGATTTTGGGTGTTTTGATGACAATGGGCCAGATTTTTTTTCAAGTTTTACTCCTTTGGTGGTTTCCGAAGGGTTTTCCCGGG GTGCATTTAAGAATTCGTCATTTTCTAGCTTTTCATCGAGCTCTGGGCACAGGGGAACGAGCTCATCGACGTCGACAACCACCAGGATCGTAAACAACAAGGTTTATAAAAGAACTGAAACTGTAACAAAAAATGCAGATG GTACTGTTCATAAGAAGGTAGTTGAGATTGAAGACGACGGTCACGGCAACGTATTAAGAAGAGAATTTGAAGATAATGGAAAGAAAAGATTAGAATCAAAAAAGTCCAAGAGGAAATAA
- a CDS encoding uncharacterized protein (3'5'-cyclic nucleotide phosphodiesterase domain containing protein), translating to MVNHKDAARPDKESVNNSVAVVENYLRRSGAPEELLQTFEMLKAEIASPDRGPLDRIPAFSRLSSRASAPDLTNGLTRELKTAEYSLLEYAASNHSLSNTNTLPDRRSHLKYDLCAADQKGWTIGKSRRSTRMDSDKIEEYLLQLGRNLNLDLLELSNMPQVLEQGPLVSFGRVLLKEAGDKIHSTFNSLLVPVLKDIQDMYMPNPYHNALHGASVAHMSSILAKAVASSRKFNPYEEFAFILASLGHDVGHPGKTNSFVIATENPLSLIYNDISVLENYHCSLIFHIIRYHSKFSSLIPKEEWEMIRKRVIQLVLATDMKSHFAHVNNVKNRRESQEFDIVKNEEDLWLLLVLCVKAADIGHNFLPWSDHLTWSLVLFKEFYIQGDEEKALSMTPFMLYDRDKAKDIPGSQLVFYNTFTGPLLTELKNFDSTGYITNVVLLNAKHNLHLWTEHKDRPVDEIVKELDDSNKTFEVEDAFVCVE from the exons ATGGTAAATCACAAGGACGCAGCAAGGCCTGACAAGGAATCAGTGAACAACTCAGTAGCAGTCGTAGAGAACTACCTGAGGCGCTCAGGGGCGCcagaggagctgctgcaaACGTTCGAAATGTTAAAAGCCGAAATCGCTAGCCCAGATCGAGGACCCCTCGATAGGATCCCGGCCTTCAGCAGACTTAGCTCGAGGGCCTCGGCGCCGGACCTGACGAACGGCCTCACCAGGGAACTTAAAACAGCAGAATACAGCCTGCTAGAATACGCAGCATCAAACCACTCGCTGtcaaacacaaacacactgCCAG ATAGACGTAGCCACCTTAAGTATGATTTATGCGCAGCAGACCAGAAGGGCTGGACGATCGGCAAGAGCAGGCGTTCGACCAGAATGGACAGCGACAAAATCGAAGAGTACCTGCTTCAGCTGGGCAGAAACCTGAATCTGGATCTACTGGAGCTGTCGAACATGCCTCAGGTGCTGGAGCAGGGGCCCCTCGTGTCCTTCGGACGCGTTCTGCTCAAGGAGGCCGGAGACAAGATACACAGCACTTTTAACTCTCTCCTCGTTCCGGTGCTGAAGGACATTCAGGACATGTACATGCCGAACCCGTACCACAACGCACTGCACGGAGCATCA GTTGCACATATGAGTTCCATATTAGCGAAGGCTGTAGCAAGTTCTAGGAAGTTTAACCCATACGAAGAGTTCGCATTCATTTTGGCGTCACTAGGACACGACGTAGGACACCCAG GCAAAACAAACTCCTTTGTAATTGCAACTGAGAATCCCCTGTCGTTGATATACAACGACATCAGTGTTTTGGAGAACTACCACTGCTCTCTGATATTCCACATCATCAGGTATCATTCTAAGTTTTCCAGCCTAATTCCGAAGGAGGAGTGGGAAATGATAAGGAAGAGGGTGATTCAGCTGGTGCTGGCGACCGACATGAAGTCGCACTTTGCGCACGTCAACAACGTCAAGAACAGGAGGGAGAGCCAGGAGTTTGACATTGTGAAGaacgaggaggacctgtGGCTCCTGCTGGTGCTCTGCGTGAAGGCTGCGGACATTGGACACAACTTCCTCCCCTGGTCAGACCACCTGACCTGGTCCTTGGTGCTCTTCAAGGAGTTTTACATCCAGGGCGACGAGGAGAAGGCGCTATCGATGACGCCCTTCATGCTGTACGACAGGGACAAGGCGAAGGACATTCCTGGGTCGCAGCTCGTCTTCTACAACACGTTCACCGGGCCCCTGCTCACCGAGTTGAAGAATTTTGACAGCACCGGGTACATCACCAACGTGGTACTGCTGAACGCCAAGCATAACCTGCACCTATGGACTGAGCACAAGGACAGGCCTGTTGACGAGATTGTCAAGGAGCTGGACGATTCAAACAAGACATTTGAGGTAGAAGACGCCTTCGTGTGTGTGGAATAA
- a CDS encoding minichromosome maintenance protein — protein MSSSTDVISVISQLYISDLEIDASEFKKRLDQWVNFFMTHWNLLIEPVSLDRNNEFVVTNQVKEEFFETHVLRLNYEQLLELDVPPSVEAFKKDFYSTPELTLSAMSASLHIYTCYYLRSNKDDTEKKKEESSCMYLNKINNVGLNMKIKDYLIINNVNNENAVNDKANAIYDAMKKEVADNELNNLLNGEGLDKYIHFNEIKNQNVIVRVYNYKPVTKFVNLRSHTVGCVASIMGQIIRISKPKTLVTSALFTCCKCDKSFFKRFKMGLFDPPTKCIQKSCDSRFFIINRHYVITTIYQTLRLQEYMLRNNCMDTSKTNSVLDIQVADDLVGRYNLGNVLNVIGIIKMNTTSNVNLYKDNKLIYKMYLSTVSVNVISNKNCIIVNNNSGSGASEKEDYNTFIKDIYYNEPNRFYLVATSLFPSLKGKYYQKVGLLLSLLGGVNIYDEYKNIKKRGTIHVLLIGEPGVGKSHMLSCISTSLGNHMVSASNITNSGLTAGLVKDNNEFNLEAGILVLLNNSTLCIDELDKLNSTDILLEVMEAQRVSIAKGGIVKTLKAQTTLICAANPIHSKFNKNLVDNIKLSKTLLSRFDLVFLLINDKSDYDDYYDVNKNEETDLIRKLKSFTKYDFLNNILINEYIEYGRRYINPTFTKEAKEELNLFFKELIELNKDNTNILKLTTRQLQGLIRLCQSRARGDLMKVVTKEHVKDVVEVFKNTVYYPTFMNIFESSSVQSINDKKGKKDLIKIFINELKTLLNNKTGEMCQLARDVISKNKSTMEAEELVYRVNNLGYILKQGTNWKTNL, from the exons ATGTCAAGTTCTACTGACGTTATTAGTGTCATATCGCAGCTCTATATATCCGATCTAGAAATAG ATGCTTCGGAGTTTAAAAAGCGTCTGGACCAATGGGTTAACTTTTTTATGACGCACTGGAATCTCCTAATAGAACCCGTAAGTTTAGACAGAAATAACGAGTTTGTTGTTACAAATCAG GTCAAGGAGGAATTTTTTGAAACGCACGTGTTAAGACTAAATTATGAACAGCTGTTAGAATTGGACGTGCCGCCCTCAGTGGAGGCGTTTAAGAAGGATTTCTATTCAACTCCAGAGCTGACGCTTTCAGCAATGTCGGCCTCTTTGCACATTTACACCTGTTACTACCTCCGGTCAAACAAAGATGACACTGagaaaaagaaggaagagaGCAGTTGCATGTAtctgaataaaataaacaacgtTGGCTTGAACATGAAGATAAAGGACTACTTGATAATtaacaatgtaaacaaCGAAAATGCAGTAAACGATAAAGCTAATGCAATTTACGATGCAATGAAGAAGGAAGTGGCTGACAATGAGCTGAATAACCTGTTAAACGGAGAAGGATTGGACAAATACATTCACTTCAACGAAATTAAAAACCAGAATGTGATAGTGAGAGTGTACAACTACAAGCCGGTGACGAAGTTTGTAAACCTGAGAAGCCATACAGTGGGATGCGTGGCCTCAATAATGGGCCAGATCATCAGAATAAGTAAGCCGAAGACGCTGGTGACCTCAGCACTCTTCACGTGCTGCAAGTGCGACAAGAGCTTCTTCAAAAGGTTCAAGATGGGCCTGTTCGATCCCCCGACGAAATGCATACAAAAAAGCTGCGACAGTAGATTCTTCATAATTAACAGGCACTACGTTATAACGACAATCTATCAAACGCTAAG GTTGCAGGAGTACATGCTGAGAAACAACTGTATGGATACCTCAAAGACAAATTCAGTACTGGACATACAA GTGGCAGACGATTTGGTAGGTCGGTACAACCTGGGAAACGTATTAAACGTAATCggaataattaaaatgaacacGACCAGTAACGTAAACCTGTACAAGGACAACAAGCTGATATACAAAATGTACCTAAGCACAGTGTCAGTGAATGTGATAAGCAATAAAAACTGCATAATcgtcaacaacaacagtgGCTCAGGAGCCAGCGAAAAGGAGGACTACAACACGTTCATAAAGGACATATACTACAACGAGCCGAATAGGTTTTATTTGGTGGCAACATCGCTGTTTCCAAGCTTAAAAGGAAAGTATTATCAAAAAG TTGGACTATTACTGAGTTTGCTGGGAGGAGTCAACATCTACGACGAgtataaaaacattaaaaaaagaGGCACTATTCACGTGTTATTGATAGGAGAGCCAGGAGTAGGAAAGAGTCACATGTTATCGTGCATATCAACGTCCCTAG gCAATCACATGGTCAGTGCATCAAATATCACAAACTCGGGGCTGACAGCAGGACTAGTAAAGGATAACAATGAGTTTAACCTGGAGGCGGGAATACTTGTGCTATTAAACAATTCGACGCTCTGTATAGACGAGTTGGATAAGTTAAACTCAACG GACATATTGTTGGAAGTAATGGAAGCGCAAAGAGTTAGCATCGCAAAAGGAGGAATAGTTAAAACACTTAAGGCACAGACAACACTAATATGTGCAGCAAATCCAATTCACTCTAAGTTCAA TAAAAATCTAGTGGATAATATTAAACTGTCGAAGACCCTGTTGAGTAGATTTGATCTCGTTTTTCTTTTGAT aaaCGATAAAAGCGATTACGATGATTATTATGAcgttaataaaaatgaggAAACGGACTTGATAAGGAAGTTGAAGTCATTTACA AAATACGACtttttgaataatattCTCATTAATGAGTATATTGAATACGGAAGGAGGTATATTAATCCAACGTTTACAAAAGAAGCGAAGGaagaattaaatttattctttaaaGAACTGATAGAATTGAATAAAgataacacaaatatactaaaattaacgACGAGGCAACTGCAAGGACTAATAAGATTGTGCCAG AGCCGGGCGAGAGGAGACTTAATGAAAGTAGTAACAAAGGAACACGTAAAGGACGTTGTCGAAGTGTTTAAAAACACAGTGTACTATCCGACCTTTATGAACATATTTGAAAGCAGCAGTGTGCAGAGcataaatgataaaaagggaaagaaggacctgattaaaatattcataaacGAGTTAAAGACACTgctaaataataaaacgGGA GAAATGTGCCAACTGGCAAGAGATGTAAtcagtaaaaacaaatcaACAATGGAAGCAGAGGAGCTAGTATACAGAG TAAACAACCTGGGATACATACTGAAGCAGGGAACGAATTGGAAGACGAATTTATAg
- a CDS encoding ribosomal protein S18 → MSLRYKPNNILCYYRFFATKSKKLPKTAQNEKFKSFDQLFNYSNSQKSLQREKISKEGSFDALYQECMTEIYKMRAEADGYSDETRESPEIQELTKKENEIVNSVFKRVFSSNLSNLSDMSNKLNCNKSSEIDPYWDPFKNIQNLKLQIASEFNQLSKLVSSAELYKYKSMIKKSLRQFNESNNFDIIKDTQKDSEDDIDYKYKNERFWDPDIDKRLILQNHKRPFSFRDLHVLHNFVSEDGQILPRRLNLTTRKQQIQIFKSIKMARQMALFPYDWKPLYRDRIPLLNPLQYLFDELFYKYKKSKDLRSKAMINVMMNKYPEVNAHRDILTNTLRYLRHESQKMERTTGKDSEGKDRNIVESNG, encoded by the exons atgtccTTGAGATATAAGccaaataatattttatgctaTTATCGATTCTTCGCAACAAAATCGAAGAAATTACCAAAAACTGCtcaaaatgaaaaatttaagAGTTTCGACCAATTATTCAATTACTCAAACAGTCAGAAGAGTTTACAAAGAGAAAAG atAAGCAAAGAGGGCAGTTTTGACGCTTTGTATCAAGAGTGTATGACtgaaatatacaaaatgaGGGCAGAAGCTGACGGTTACTCTGATGAAACCAGAGAATCGCCAGAGATTCAGGAACTGACAAAGAAGGAGAATGAAATTGTGAATTCAGTGTTTAAAAGAGTGTTTTCCAGCAACTTAAGCAACCTTAGTGACATGAGCAACAAGTTAAATTGCAACAAATCATCTGAAATTGATCCTTACTGGGACCCGTTTAAGAATATTCAGAATTTAAAGCTGCAAATCGCATCAGAATTCAATCAACTCTCAAA GCTAGTGAGTAGCGCTGAACTATATAAGTATAAATCAATGATAAAGAAGTCACTGAGGCAATTTAATGAATCAAACAACTTCGACATCATAAAGGACACACAAAAGGACTCTGAAGATGATATAGACTAT AAATATAAGAATGAACGATTTTGGGATCCTGATATTGACAAGAGGTTGATTTTGCAGAACCATAAAAGGCCATTTTCATTCAGAG ATCTGCACGTCTTACACAACTTTGTAAGCGAAGACGGCCAAATATTGCCGAGaagattaaatttaaccaCGAGGAAGCagcaaatacaaatattcaAATCCATTAAAATGGCAAGGCAGATGGCACTGTTCCCATACGACTGGAAGCCACTGTACAGAGACCGCATACCTCTACTAAATCCACTGCAA TACCTGTTCGACGAGCTGTTTtataagtataaaaagTCCAAAGATTTAAGGTCGAAGGCAATGATCAACGTCATGATGAACAAATACCCAGAAGTTAACGCACACAG GGACATTCTAACAAATACGCTCAGATACCTGAGGCATGAATCGCAAAAAATGGAGAGAACGACAGGGAAAGATTCCGAAGGTAAAGACAGAAATATCGTCGAATCGAACGgttaa